AAGCTCGAACGATGCCCGCCCTGAAACCTGCAGGACCAATCCCGTCAGTGGCAGCAGATCCTGGCGCAAAGCCCAGCCCACCACTTTGTCCACGGCGTTGTGGCGGCCCACGTCCTCCCGCAGACAGAGGAGTTCCGGCGTTGCGCCGTCCACCCTGAAGAGCCCGGCCGCGTGGACGCCACCGGTCCTGTCGAACACTGCCTGGGCTTCCCGGAGGCGTTCGGGCAGTTCGGCCAAGATGTCAACGGGAACCCGCAGCCCGTCCTGGGCGGGGTCGAAGTGGAGGGTCTTGCGGACGGCCTCGATGGAGTCCGTCCCACAGATGCCGCATGAGCTGGAGGTGTACACGTGGCGCATGGTGTCCGGCATTTGTACGTCTGAGCGAAGCTGGGCCTCCACCACATTGAACGTCTGCGTCCCGTCCTTCTCGCCGGCGCAAAAACGCAGGGAGATCAGCTCGGACTGGCTGCGGATGATGCCTTCGGACACCAGGAACCCGGCCACCAGGTCAAAGTCGTCTCCCGGAGTCCTCATGGTCACGGCGAAGGAGCGGCCGCCGATCCTGATTTCCAGGGGCTCTTCGGCGGCCAGGACGTCTTCCTTGAACCGCACCGGATATTCGGTACCTGTCCCGTCGAGATGGAAGCGGTGGATCTTCCGGCGCTGTGTCATCCGTGCCATGGTGCGTACCTTCCTGGCTGGTGTGGGAATTCGTTGGTTGCTTGCGACTGCGACCAAGCGCTTGACCAGGCGCTGGTCCAGGGCAGCGGCATGACCGGGACGGGTTCGCCTGCCTCCACTCCGTCAGGGGGAACGGCCATGAAGCCGTCGGCCCAAGCCAGCCCGCGCATCATGCCGGGGCCTGTATGTGAAGCAGGAAACGCGAGGCCGTGGACAAAGGTGCACGGAATGAGTTGTGTCCGGCCTGGGCCCGGATCAATGTCCGCCCCGGACGTAAGGTGGCCGGCTGTTTGGAAAGGACGGTTTTGGAGGGCAGCCAGCAGTGGCTCACCAATGGTCATGAGGGCCATCATGGCGGCCAGGGGGTTGCCTGGTAGGCCGATGATGAAGTGGCCGTCCGGAAGTTCAGCCAGTACCGCAGGATGCCCCGGGCGCATAGCGACGCCGTCCAGCAGTAAGCGCCCACCGAGCGCGGCCACTGCAGTGCGGAAGTGGTCGGTTCCGGATTTCCCAGTGCCGCCGGTGGTGATCGTGACATCGGGGCGCTCACCTCCGGGCGGGCCCGCAAGTGCCGATAGCCACTCATCGTACGAGTCGCCAATCCGTTGCTGGCTGCCTGGGATTCCGCCCAGCTGGGAAATCACGGCACCCAGTTGCGGGCCGAAGGTGTCGCGCACCTGCCCCGCTGCCGGCACACCCGAGGTCACCACCTCGGAACCGGTAAGTACGACGGCGACCCGCGGCTTGCGTTGTACCTGCAGTTCGTCGTGGCCTGCTACGGCAGCAAGGGCAATGTGGGCAGGGTTGAGGAGTGTGCCGGCGGGTACGAGGACGTCGCCGGCTCGGGCTTCTTCACCGGCTGGCCGTATGTGGCGGCCGGGGAGCGTCTCGCCGGATTTCACATCTGGTTTCAGTGAGAGCTGCAGCCCGTATCCGGCGTCGAGGACCTGTCCGCTCTCTTTCCGAAGTACCGCTACGGCACCCTCAGGGACCAGGCCTCCGGTGGCAATGACGCTGGCTTCTCCCGGCGATAGCGGCAGCCCCGCCGTCGTGATCTTCCACGGTCCTCTGCCATGAATGGCCCAGCCATCCATGGCAGAGGACGCGTAGTGCGGAAGGTCCTGCTGCGCCGTCACTTCAGTGGTCAGCATGTATCCGATCGCGTCCGCCAAGGGTACAGACGCAGACGCAAGCGGAACAGCGCAATCGAAGGCCATCTGCCGGGCTTCAGACCACGTCGGGGCAGGCATCCGCTCGCACGGCACATGGGACGTTGGCGACGTGCCGTCGATGATTTCCTGTGCGAGCATGGATGCCCCCTTCCTGGTGTTTTTGTGTATTAAGCCTTCACGTAGCCGTTCGGGTTCAGTACGAACTTTGTTGCCGCTCCGGCGTCGAATTCGGCGTAGCCGCGGGGAGCGTCCTCAAGCGGGATGGCTTGGGCATTGACTGCCTTGGCGATCTGGACCTTGTCGTGGAGGATGGCCATCATCAATTGGCGGTTGTACTTCATCACCGGGCATTGGCCCGTGGTGAAGGACAAGGACTTTGCCCAGCCGGTGCCCAGCGAGAGCGACAGGGAACCGTGCTTGGCTGCTTCATCGATTCCGCCCGGATCGCCGGTGACGTAGAGGCCCGGGATGCCCAGGGAACCACCGGCTGCGGTGATGTCCATGAGGGAGTTCAGCACGGTGGCCGGAGCCTCGTGCGAGGCGTCCCGTCCGTGGCCGCGGGCTTCGAAGCCAACGGCGTCCACGCCGCAATCCACTTCCGGCACCCCGAGGATCTGCAGGATCTGCTCCTTCGGGTCTCCGTTGGAGACATTGACGGTTTCGCAGCCGAACGAGCGCGCTTGTGCCAGTCGGTCCTCGTTCATGTCGCCCACAATCACGACGGCGGCGCCAAGCAACTGGGCGCCGACGGCGGCAGCGAGACCCACAGGGCCGGCACCGGCGACGTACACCGTGGACCCTACGCCAACCCCGGCAGTAACGGCGCCGTGGAATCCGGTGGGGAAGATGTCCGAGAGCATGGTCAGGTCCATGATCTTTTCCAGGGCCTGGTCGCGGTCCGGGAAGCGCAGCAGGTTCCAGTCGGCGTAGGGAACCAGCACGTACTCGGCCTGTCCACCCACCCAACCGCCCATGTCCACATAGCCGTAAGCGCTGCCGGGGCGGTCAGGGTTGACGTTGAGGCAGATGCCGGTCTTCTGCTCTTTGCAGTTCCGGCAGCGGCCACAGGAAATGTTGAACGGCACCGAGACGATGTCGCCCACTTTGATGAACTCGACGTCGGGACCCACCTCCACCACCTCGCCGGTGATTTCGTGGCCGAGGACCAGGTCCTGCGGGGCTGTGGTGCGGCCACGGACCATGTGCTGATCGGAACCGCAGATGTTGGTTGTTACAGTGCGGAGGATCGCGCCATGCGGTACCTTCCGGCCGACGTTGGCCGGGTTGACGCCCGGTCCGTCCTTGAGTTCGAACGTCGGGTAGTCAGTGTTGATGATTTCGACTACGCCGGGTTCCTTGTAGGCGACTGCTCGGTTTCCAGACATGGACACTCCTCCTGGGGCGGGTTGTGGTACGGAAATTGGATCTGTCCAATTGCCCGAGAGCGGTGCTTCGATGAGGAAATACCTCCCCAGGTTTCAGGCCACCGAAGCACCATTCACGGGCAATTGGACAGTCTTGCCTAGTGTTTTTGACTAATGTTTTGGCTAAAGCCCAGCCGCGCCCTGGAGCTGGACTGCTGCTCCTGCGGATGCGATCGTGTGGTCGTTCTCCACAGTGCTGCCGCTGACGCCGATCGCACCGATCACAGTGCCGTCCTCGCTGCGCAGGGGGATGCCTCCCGGGAAGGTGATGAGTCCTCCGTTGGACACCTCGATGTTGTAGAGGGGTCCTCCAGGCTGCGAAAGCTCGCCGATTGCCCCCGTTGGCATGTCGAAGAAGCGGGCAGTGCGTGCCTTCTTGATGGAAATATCGATGCTGCCCAGCCATGCCCCGTCCATGCGGGTGAAGGCCTTGAGGTTGCCGCCGGCATCCACTACGGCGATGTTCATGGCGGTCGCGGTTTCGCTGGCAGCGTCGCGGGCTGCGGCAAGCACGGCATCTGCTTGGACTTGGGTGATGTCAGACATTGTTTCTCCGTTGATTGATGTCTTCTTGACGAGATGGCCCACTGGAGGGTTCGGAAGTCTGGTTACGCGTTGGCCATCTGATATCTCTGCGCAACTAGGAAAGATATATCAGTCACATACTATGGCACGCATCACACTGTGTCCAGAGCCTTTTAAGCCCGTTCGAGCCTGATGATGACGGATTTGGACGTCGGTGTGCCGCTGGTATCGGCTACAGAGTCCAGTGGTACAAGGACGTTTGTTTCCGGGTAGTAGGCAGCGGCGCACCCCTTTGGAGTGGAGTACGCGACGATGCGGAAGTCTTCTGCCCGGCGCTCGGTTCCCTGGAATTCAGAAACCAGGTGGACCATGTCACCGTCGGCAAAGCCCAGCTCGGCGATGTCGGACGCGTTGATGAGGACTACCCGCCGGCCGCCGTGGATGCCGCGATAGCGGTCGTCCTTGCCGTAGATGGTGGTGTTGTACTGGTCGTGTGAGCGCAGTGTTTGGAGCACCAGCCGGTCGGGCGGGACCTTGATGTATTCAAGCTCGTTGCCTGTGAAGTGTGCTTTGCCTGACGCGGTGTCGAACTTCCTGGCATCGCGGGGCGGGTGCGGCAGCACGAAGCCGCCCGGGTGCTGGATCCGCTCTTCGAAGTTCTCGAAGCCATCGAAGACGGCCTCGATGTGTTTGCGGATCAGTGAGTAGTCATCACGCATGGACAGCCACGCGGCCTTGGGGGCGTTGGGCAGGCGCACGTCGCCGTCGGTGAAGAGCCGGTGGGCAAGATTGCAGACAATGGCAACTTCCGAGTGGAGGTGCTCGCTCGCGGGCTTGAGGCGCCCGCGGGAGGCATGGACCGCGCTCATGGAGTCCTCCACCGTGACCCTCTGGTCACCGGTCCGCTGGGTGTCTTTCTCGGTGCGTCCGAGGGTGGGAAGAATCAACGCCCGACGACCCGTGGACAGGTGCGAGTGGTTCAGCTTGGTGGAGATCTGGACGCTCAATCCTGTGTTGGCCAGCGCTTGTTCCGTGACCTCCGAATCAGGGGCGGCCCGAACAAAGTTTCCGCCCATCCCCATGAAGAAGCGGACCTTTCCGTCCCTCATGGCACGGATGGCGGC
This genomic stretch from Micrococcaceae bacterium Sec5.1 harbors:
- the fdhA gene encoding formaldehyde dehydrogenase, glutathione-independent codes for the protein MSGNRAVAYKEPGVVEIINTDYPTFELKDGPGVNPANVGRKVPHGAILRTVTTNICGSDQHMVRGRTTAPQDLVLGHEITGEVVEVGPDVEFIKVGDIVSVPFNISCGRCRNCKEQKTGICLNVNPDRPGSAYGYVDMGGWVGGQAEYVLVPYADWNLLRFPDRDQALEKIMDLTMLSDIFPTGFHGAVTAGVGVGSTVYVAGAGPVGLAAAVGAQLLGAAVVIVGDMNEDRLAQARSFGCETVNVSNGDPKEQILQILGVPEVDCGVDAVGFEARGHGRDASHEAPATVLNSLMDITAAGGSLGIPGLYVTGDPGGIDEAAKHGSLSLSLGTGWAKSLSFTTGQCPVMKYNRQLMMAILHDKVQIAKAVNAQAIPLEDAPRGYAEFDAGAATKFVLNPNGYVKA
- the fdhD gene encoding formate dehydrogenase accessory sulfurtransferase FdhD → MARMTQRRKIHRFHLDGTGTEYPVRFKEDVLAAEEPLEIRIGGRSFAVTMRTPGDDFDLVAGFLVSEGIIRSQSELISLRFCAGEKDGTQTFNVVEAQLRSDVQMPDTMRHVYTSSSCGICGTDSIEAVRKTLHFDPAQDGLRVPVDILAELPERLREAQAVFDRTGGVHAAGLFRVDGATPELLCLREDVGRHNAVDKVVGWALRQDLLPLTGLVLQVSGRASFELVQKAALAGIPVLSAVSAPSSLAADLATKTGVTLVGFSRGHSLNVYAGRDRLVRPRKVAREEALVGI
- a CDS encoding molybdopterin molybdotransferase MoeA; its protein translation is MPAPTWSEARQMAFDCAVPLASASVPLADAIGYMLTTEVTAQQDLPHYASSAMDGWAIHGRGPWKITTAGLPLSPGEASVIATGGLVPEGAVAVLRKESGQVLDAGYGLQLSLKPDVKSGETLPGRHIRPAGEEARAGDVLVPAGTLLNPAHIALAAVAGHDELQVQRKPRVAVVLTGSEVVTSGVPAAGQVRDTFGPQLGAVISQLGGIPGSQQRIGDSYDEWLSALAGPPGGERPDVTITTGGTGKSGTDHFRTAVAALGGRLLLDGVAMRPGHPAVLAELPDGHFIIGLPGNPLAAMMALMTIGEPLLAALQNRPFQTAGHLTSGADIDPGPGRTQLIPCTFVHGLAFPASHTGPGMMRGLAWADGFMAVPPDGVEAGEPVPVMPLPWTSAWSSAWSQSQATNEFPHQPGRYAPWHG
- a CDS encoding heme-binding protein, with product MSDITQVQADAVLAAARDAASETATAMNIAVVDAGGNLKAFTRMDGAWLGSIDISIKKARTARFFDMPTGAIGELSQPGGPLYNIEVSNGGLITFPGGIPLRSEDGTVIGAIGVSGSTVENDHTIASAGAAVQLQGAAGL